The sequence TGGTAGTAAACCTTGCGACCCAGGTGATCGGCGGCGCGTTTGGCCGCATCGCTGACGGCGCGCACCCGGCTCACCAGGGGAGACTCGTCGATGTCCACCAGCAACTCGTCGTCTTTCACCATGTCGAGACCGCCGATCAGGCTCTGGTAGGCCAGTTCGGCGAACAGGCCGGTGGGCGCCGGGCTGGGTTTTATAGCGCCGATCAGCAGCGGTCTCCCGATTTCCGCCCCCAAGCGCTTACGAACATCCGTGGCCCCGAACTTGGGTCCGGCGTAGCGCTCCAGATAGACGATGGGAAATTCAACATCGACCAGCTTGATGGAGATGAAGGGCTCGAGGTTGTGGATCTCGCCGGCTACCGCGGTGAGCAACAGTGCGATGCTTGATCCGAGGTTGCCTACCGGTATCGCGATACGCGCGCTCGCCCGCCAGAGCTTGCCGTACCCATTGCGCTGAAGTTTGGGCGCGACCGGCGGCATATCGGGTAGATCTCCGGCTTCAACGATATCGTAGTGGAGCAGTTTGGCGCCGTAACGCTCGACAATCGCGCGATTTTCGCCGGCCACTGTACCACTGGTTCCCCAGCCTGCGCCGGAGGTGCTGCGCGATTTGCACAATTCCACCGCAGCGCGAATAGGATTCTGGTGCGTCTGGTAGGAATAGGTGCAGATCAGGTAGTCGTCAGGGTTGGTGAGACCCTCCAATGCGGTGAAACGTTTGTCGATCATGGTGTCGCACTCCCTGTCTGTGCTGCGATCCCTGCCGGGCGATCAGGCATGAACGTTGGTGGCATGGCGCTGCAAAACCGTTACTGACCTGCCACCTGCGCCAGTTGTACCAAAGACCCTTCGCGCATCAACGCTTCGAGGTCGAGGGTATTCAGCGGTTTACTGATGCGCGCGCCCTGCATCAGGTTGCAACCACGCGAAGCCAGCCAGCGCAACTGCGCGTCGGTGTCGACACCGTCCGCCACCACCTCGATCCGAGTGCGCTCGGCAATGGCCAGCAGCGCCTCCACCAGGGTGCAACTGATGGGGTCATCCGGCAGATGGGTAACCAGCGAAGGAGCAATCACAATCCGGTCGATGGGGTATCGCGTAAGAAATCTCAATGCCGTGTAACCGGTGCCGAAATTGTTCACCACAATGCGAATGCCCGTTTCGTGCAATGCGCGAATCATCGCCGTCACGGGGTCGGAGTCTTCGATCAGGAGGGTCTCGTTCATCTGGAGCGCGAGCGCGCTGGTAGGCAGGTCGTGTTCCGCAAGCAACCGCTGCAGGTGCGTGAGAAAATTGGTGTTCGCCAGCTGTTGGGCGGTGATCTCAACATGGACGATAGGTTGGCTGAGTCCCGCCCGGCGCCAGGCAGCGGCGTCGGTTACGGCTCGTTCCAGCGTCAGTTTGCCGAGCGTGGCACTCATGCCCGATAGCTCGATGAACTCACTGAATTCGCTCAGCGGAACCATGCCGCGTTGGTCGCGGTGCCAATAGATTTGCGCCTCGATGCTGTCGATCACCGCTGCGGGGTAGCGGCCTATAGGCTGGTAAAGAATCTTGAACTGCTGGGTCTCGATGGCTTGGCGCAGTTGATCGCGCAGCGCGAGTTGGGTGGCCACCTCGCTGGACATGGCGGGATCGTAGAGTCGGAACTGATTGGTGCCGGAAGCCTTGGCGCGATACATGGCGGTGTCGGCGTTCTTGATCAGCGTCTGGCTGTCGCTGCCGTCGTTGGGGAAGATCGCAACCCCGCAACTCCAGGTCACGAAGGCACGGTATTCGCCCAACTGATAGTAGCGTCCAACGCAGGAGAAAAGCTGCTCGACGACTGCGGCGACCTCGCTGGGCCCGTTGGTCTCTTCAATGAGAATGATGAATTCGTCTCCGCCGAGGCGCGCCACCGTGTCGCCGCGGCGTACCGAGGCCTTCAGGCAGGCGGCGATCTTCTGCAGCAGCAGGTCGCCGTATTCGTGGCCAAAGTTGTCGTTGATCGCCTTGAAGCCGTCGAGGTCGATGAACACCACGGCGGGTCGCGATCCGTGGCGGGATGCCTTGCGCAGCGCGAGGCCCAAGCGGTCCTCGAGCATGACGCGGTTGGGCAGGTCGGTCAGCCGATCATGGCGGGCCAGATATTCCGCCTCCTCCTTCTGCTCCCGCAGTGCGTGGTTGGCTTCGGCGAGGCGGCGGATCATCACCAGGAAGAACTTCGGCATGATGATCAGGCCGATCAACAGACCAGTGACGACGCCCGGATGCTGAAACAGCACGTCGTCAAGGACATTGGCGACAAGGA is a genomic window of Pseudomonadota bacterium containing:
- a CDS encoding ribulose 1,5-bisphosphate carboxylase, which encodes MIDKRFTALEGLTNPDDYLICTYSYQTHQNPIRAAVELCKSRSTSGAGWGTSGTVAGENRAIVERYGAKLLHYDIVEAGDLPDMPPVAPKLQRNGYGKLWRASARIAIPVGNLGSSIALLLTAVAGEIHNLEPFISIKLVDVEFPIVYLERYAGPKFGATDVRKRLGAEIGRPLLIGAIKPSPAPTGLFAELAYQSLIGGLDMVKDDELLVDIDESPLVSRVRAVSDAAKRAADHLGRKVYYQANITADLDQLLRNHDLAVANGADLVMVNAMAVGLAGTRLLTQHSEVPVTSHFGMTACNAKVPFHGVSHKVWAKLQRLAGLDNVMVPAPGATQMEYSSDIADEIAVHQEPMGSIRPSQPLFGGGVKATNLGAILDAGGIREVGMIIGHGVYAHPAGALAGARSVVQAWEAYRDGIAARHYALSHPELRSAFDHFEKPPQEENREPHHRAS
- a CDS encoding EAL domain-containing protein yields the protein MAKHHQPPASETEAVNALDDALVSRTDHRSVVDHIFFQASQQVSHEQSQAIARITILGLVMLFLVTNTALNGLTPTAAENLAVGFSWLFYSLIHLWWTRRYPERFIGRRYLAIVGDLVCTSYVTYSFGLAGLGFYPLFLWIMIGNGLRFGPRYLFSATLIGISGFLVANVLDDVLFQHPGVVTGLLIGLIIMPKFFLVMIRRLAEANHALREQKEEAEYLARHDRLTDLPNRVMLEDRLGLALRKASRHGSRPAVVFIDLDGFKAINDNFGHEYGDLLLQKIAACLKASVRRGDTVARLGGDEFIILIEETNGPSEVAAVVEQLFSCVGRYYQLGEYRAFVTWSCGVAIFPNDGSDSQTLIKNADTAMYRAKASGTNQFRLYDPAMSSEVATQLALRDQLRQAIETQQFKILYQPIGRYPAAVIDSIEAQIYWHRDQRGMVPLSEFSEFIELSGMSATLGKLTLERAVTDAAAWRRAGLSQPIVHVEITAQQLANTNFLTHLQRLLAEHDLPTSALALQMNETLLIEDSDPVTAMIRALHETGIRIVVNNFGTGYTALRFLTRYPIDRIVIAPSLVTHLPDDPISCTLVEALLAIAERTRIEVVADGVDTDAQLRWLASRGCNLMQGARISKPLNTLDLEALMREGSLVQLAQVAGQ